The following proteins are co-located in the Flammeovirga kamogawensis genome:
- the ubiE gene encoding bifunctional demethylmenaquinone methyltransferase/2-methoxy-6-polyprenyl-1,4-benzoquinol methylase UbiE, producing the protein MAVLPYKDRNEGKKEQVANMFDNISSNYDLLNRVLSGGIDIYWRKIAINKLKKSQPKTILDVATGTGDLALQAWATLKPEKITGADISAGMVEVGREKVAKKGLSKFIDLQIGDSENLPFEDNSFDAVTVAFGVRNFENLEKGLTDIKRVLKPNGTLVVLEFSQPQSFPFKQLYRFYSMNILPMIGKIVSKDNSAYTYLPESVEAFPYGKAFTDILNKLGYKSVTCTSLTFGISSVYTGQK; encoded by the coding sequence ATGGCGGTATTACCATATAAAGATAGAAACGAAGGAAAAAAAGAACAAGTAGCAAATATGTTCGATAATATTTCCTCAAATTATGATTTATTGAATAGAGTCTTAAGTGGAGGTATTGATATCTACTGGAGAAAAATTGCTATTAATAAATTAAAAAAATCTCAACCTAAAACTATTTTAGATGTTGCTACCGGAACAGGAGACCTTGCACTTCAAGCTTGGGCAACATTAAAACCTGAGAAAATTACTGGTGCAGATATTTCTGCTGGTATGGTAGAAGTTGGAAGAGAGAAGGTTGCTAAGAAAGGTTTATCTAAATTTATTGATCTACAAATTGGAGATTCTGAAAATTTACCTTTTGAAGATAATTCTTTTGATGCTGTAACTGTAGCGTTTGGCGTAAGAAATTTTGAAAATTTAGAAAAGGGTCTAACTGATATCAAAAGAGTATTAAAACCTAATGGCACACTAGTTGTACTTGAGTTCTCACAACCTCAATCTTTTCCATTCAAACAATTGTATAGATTTTATTCTATGAATATCTTACCAATGATTGGAAAAATTGTTTCTAAAGATAACTCAGCTTACACTTACTTACCAGAATCTGTTGAAGCCTTTCCTTATGGTAAAGCATTTACAGATATCTTAAATAAGCTAGGCTATAAATCTGTAACATGTACATCACTCACATTTGGAATAAGTTCAGTATATACGGGACAAAAATAA